In one window of candidate division WOR-3 bacterium DNA:
- a CDS encoding HNH endonuclease, which translates to MLDRHVLLLNQNYEPLSVCKARRALVLVLSRKAEMLEPSAAAARTVRMAYRLPSVLRLNYFVRVKRREVPLTKRNVLRRDGSTCQYCGKRGAVMTTDHVIPKSSSGTDTWENLVCACTECNSRKGNMTPAQAMMPLRRKPKKPHYFTFAIASLGDVPDGWRQYLFMS; encoded by the coding sequence ATGCTCGACCGACACGTATTGCTGCTGAACCAGAACTACGAGCCCTTGTCGGTCTGCAAGGCCCGCCGGGCACTGGTGCTGGTGCTCTCGCGCAAGGCCGAGATGCTCGAGCCGTCCGCGGCGGCGGCAAGAACCGTACGGATGGCCTATCGGCTGCCCAGCGTTCTCCGGCTCAACTACTTCGTGCGCGTGAAGCGCCGGGAAGTACCTCTGACCAAGCGGAACGTCCTGCGACGTGACGGAAGCACCTGCCAGTACTGCGGCAAGCGGGGTGCAGTGATGACCACCGATCACGTCATCCCCAAATCCTCCAGCGGCACGGATACCTGGGAGAACCTGGTTTGCGCCTGTACTGAGTGCAACTCGCGCAAGGGCAACATGACGCCGGCGCAGGCGATGATGCCGTTGCGCCGGAAGCCCAAGAAGCCACACTATTTCACCTTCGCCATCGCCAGTCTGGGCGACGTGCCCGACGGCTGGCGGCAATACCTGTTCATGAGTTGA
- a CDS encoding tetratricopeptide repeat protein encodes MSRKTLSVGAAALVAAVLAVLAGCATTQTVKPATDEELKAKRDSAQQYYSFGAGYFSQGNFESALENFQRALTYDSTYYEVYVAIGTAYRKMLDPVSAEENFRAAMRLDPKKAKAYEGLGDLFLAMQKDSAALAVYLEGLAQDSSLVDLYSGAADVYLRWKQMDKARQLYESAMRRFPDDVNVQRLWADFLYKQGLYADAANSLLPLVQRFSKVWELREKLADCYIELKQYDKAVAQLDTILQSEPNRDQTALRQGSVYLASGKTKQAIKVFDALIAKDSTKTQPRVFKAEALIQQGSTGAAEDILQKVLRMEPGNAQALADLGEIRYKQAREQAGSNLTATPTAKLRRSLALCDEAIGYYNKALSDPVMKQYAGKMLVAVGDLKKVVEKELFVR; translated from the coding sequence CGATGAAGAGTTGAAGGCGAAGCGAGACTCGGCGCAGCAGTACTACAGCTTCGGTGCCGGGTACTTCTCTCAGGGCAATTTCGAGTCGGCGCTCGAGAACTTCCAGCGCGCCCTGACCTACGATTCCACGTACTACGAAGTGTACGTCGCCATCGGGACGGCCTACCGAAAGATGCTAGACCCGGTCTCCGCCGAGGAGAACTTCCGTGCGGCGATGAGGCTTGACCCAAAGAAGGCCAAGGCGTACGAAGGGCTCGGCGACCTTTTCCTCGCCATGCAGAAGGACAGCGCGGCCCTGGCCGTCTATCTGGAAGGTCTTGCCCAGGACTCGAGCCTGGTCGACCTCTACAGCGGCGCCGCCGACGTGTATCTCAGGTGGAAGCAGATGGATAAGGCGAGGCAGCTCTACGAGAGTGCGATGCGACGTTTCCCGGATGATGTGAACGTCCAGCGTCTGTGGGCCGACTTCCTCTACAAGCAGGGGCTTTACGCAGATGCCGCAAACTCGCTCCTACCGTTGGTGCAGCGATTTTCCAAGGTCTGGGAGTTGCGCGAGAAGCTGGCCGACTGCTACATCGAGTTGAAGCAGTACGACAAGGCGGTGGCCCAGTTGGACACGATTCTCCAGAGCGAACCGAACCGCGACCAGACCGCGCTGCGTCAGGGTTCTGTGTACCTGGCATCGGGCAAGACCAAGCAGGCGATAAAGGTGTTCGATGCGCTCATCGCCAAGGACTCGACCAAGACGCAACCGCGCGTGTTCAAGGCCGAGGCGCTGATTCAGCAGGGAAGCACGGGCGCGGCGGAGGATATCCTGCAGAAGGTGCTGAGGATGGAACCAGGCAACGCGCAGGCATTGGCGGACCTGGGGGAGATCCGGTACAAGCAGGCCCGCGAGCAGGCAGGGTCGAATCTGACGGCGACGCCGACTGCGAAGCTGCGTCGATCCCTGGCGCTGTGTGATGAGGCGATCGGCTACTACAACAAGGCTCTGTCTGACCCGGTCATGAAGCAGTACGCCGGCAAGATGCTGGTTGCAGTCGGAGACCTCAAGAAGGTAGTTGAAAAGGAGTTGTTCGTCAGATAG